The Gemmatimonadota bacterium genome has a segment encoding these proteins:
- a CDS encoding PQQ-binding-like beta-propeller repeat protein codes for MLLLALAAWVQGAIAQRTVRDLTLSDKSMLWIRGSETDTTILDPNRMLVSNGRIFLTDPQGPAVVGLDARTGRTIWRYSKRGSGPGEFRAPALASWHPQGVVVADNDTHRLYLFSTDGALAAEQAVPMGQFVAGLCSFANGDVLLYVPAPPSSALITVRLGSRVTNRFPFPFDPSSPNLMAHALDLASVPANKYGCVASKKTEDGIATLNPESSPVVGKFVERLEQRAYKPPAQIRDTSDIPIPFSLRTGFDGTSAYVWFGGKSCASRCIDFYSMPALRYSYSLRIQGKTGIGIRDLAIDGRVLYLLGSRDGFPVLAAFTIPK; via the coding sequence TTGCTGTTGCTCGCGCTCGCAGCGTGGGTACAAGGCGCGATCGCTCAGCGGACGGTGAGGGATCTGACACTCTCCGACAAGTCCATGCTCTGGATAAGAGGCAGCGAGACGGACACGACGATTTTGGACCCCAATCGTATGCTCGTCTCGAACGGCCGCATCTTCCTGACCGACCCACAGGGTCCTGCTGTAGTTGGGCTGGATGCACGGACGGGTAGGACAATATGGCGGTATTCGAAACGTGGGTCCGGACCCGGTGAATTCCGCGCGCCGGCGCTTGCATCTTGGCACCCGCAGGGAGTCGTCGTTGCGGACAACGACACCCACCGACTCTATCTCTTTTCGACTGACGGGGCGCTCGCCGCAGAGCAGGCAGTCCCGATGGGCCAGTTCGTCGCTGGGCTCTGCTCCTTCGCGAATGGTGATGTATTGCTATACGTGCCTGCACCTCCGAGTAGTGCGCTAATCACCGTCCGGCTCGGTTCCCGGGTAACGAATCGGTTTCCATTCCCGTTTGATCCTTCTTCGCCGAATTTGATGGCGCACGCGCTTGACCTCGCCTCCGTGCCGGCCAACAAATACGGTTGCGTGGCCTCGAAGAAAACGGAGGATGGGATCGCGACGCTCAACCCGGAAAGCTCGCCTGTCGTTGGAAAGTTTGTGGAACGTCTGGAGCAACGCGCGTACAAGCCCCCAGCCCAGATACGAGATACATCAGACATCCCGATCCCTTTTTCCCTTCGCACCGGATTCGATGGCACCTCAGCCTACGTATGGTTCGGTGGCAAGAGCTGTGCATCGCGATGCATTGATTTCTATTCGATGCCGGCACTCCGCTACAGTTACAGCCTTCGCATTCAGGGAAAGACGGGAATTGGAATTCGAGACCTCGCGATCGATGGCCGAGTCCTCTATCTCCTTGGTAGTCGTGATGGTTTCCCGGTCCTGGCAGCATTCACAATCCCCAAATGA